attatataaaatgtcgaagtcaaatggttttttcgactgcatagaacacacaagattatgcaaagcaggagtgggggaaaaactctattggtactacttttttagggcgtgtgaggaagaatattatctccctgcgggggaggagacattggtctacaagaaaggaaatgggccaatcattgacctttcctttcaatagccaacaaatgcaaaacaagtggggggggggcgaaaaaaaaggaaaactcgagcatcctcccccatcaggtatgcaaaggaccccccaccaagggcaaatcttcaaaaaagtgtggaaaacttagcccctcctctaaactagggatgcatcaaggaccccagtgagatcattttactgcatttacgttttttacgtcaaaatgacatcaagtcaaatgaactcatctccaaaatccagttataaatcaggttatcagcctggaacttttaaacctaaaaaatctaaatatggtggaaacaaggccaatcaaaacggaattaagataattagtgatcgtgtagtgcaatataacagtgatgagaaaagatcaattgaaaaaatagtgaaaaaagtgaaattccaacgacgtgaaatttccaagacagcccctgtcataaatattgactttgacctccaaacggttgaaaagatgaagaaaaaaaactcaaccagacgattgggccataaatcagccggtagcactcaaagtggctctaaaatcctgaaagtcaataataaaaaaacaagtgaaatcgtgcaagtgaacacagaggaaaaaaagttgtgGATTAATATGCTAGAACAagatcttgatttattcaatcaagtgaactatattgaaaagaaaaaggatctgaaaaaaatacaggctcgcgaaaaacctttaaaactcgcggaaaaaaagaaggccgactttatcgctcgcgaaaaacgtcgcgagttagctaaggaaaaacaaagacaatttagagctcgcgaatcagaaaacaatcgatccaaggacctcacatcgaaggatatcatccctgagaccatgatggaattggattcatcgatcgagatcattcccagTACTCCATCAGttatcaatttaatcctggaacgcgaAGGTGAAGATGCTCAGCTTGGACCATTGAACTTCGCGGCCTCAACCCCGaaaagtaaatattcaatcaatcaatcatacgaattttgagattagattgatttaagctaatcttgtattttttttttcatttcagaaccgcgaaaaactatcgaggaaatcgaggccgttctagtcgcgttg
The DNA window shown above is from Diachasmimorpha longicaudata isolate KC_UGA_2023 chromosome 7, iyDiaLong2, whole genome shotgun sequence and carries:
- the LOC135164475 gene encoding uncharacterized protein LOC135164475 — translated: MTSSQMNSSPKSSYKSGYQPGTFKPKKSKYGGNKANQNGIKIISDRVVQYNSDEKRSIEKIVKKVKFQRREISKTAPVINIDFDLQTVEKMKKKNSTRRLGHKSAGSTQSGSKILKVNNKKTSEIVQVNTEEKKLWINMLEQDLDLFNQVNYIEKKKDLKKIQAREKPLKLAEKKKADFIAREKRRELAKEKQRQFRARESENNRSKDLTSKDIIPETMMELDSSIEIIPSTPSVINLILEREGEDAQLGPLNFAASTPKKPRKTIEEIEAVLVALGANLEQRNREDDYEGRWTPTQRQKELDQIAMQLDQSGDDDDEGLLK